In Plectropomus leopardus isolate mb chromosome 20, YSFRI_Pleo_2.0, whole genome shotgun sequence, one DNA window encodes the following:
- the tescb gene encoding tescalcin b, with translation MGALQSSPGQYVDLAEKTGFSFQQISVLHKRFKQLSHNEETMKRDDFNRIPDLECNPIRSQIVEAFFDRRNFRQNGEGTVEEIGFEEFLLVMSHFRPPSLHMTEEQRESVRKEKLRFLFNMHDSDNDGTITLQEYRHVVDELLSLSETLEKNTAKSIADAAMLEVASISMGHMEPDEFYEGITFEHFLKLLKGFEIETKMNIRFLKMDTTTLCK, from the exons ATGGGTGCGCTGCAGTCCTCACCTGGTCAATACGTTGATCTGGCGGAAAAGACAGGAT tctcaTTTCAACAGATCAGTGTCTTACATAAACGATTCAAGCAGCTGAGCCATAATGAAGAAACTATGAA GAGAGATGACTTCAATAGAATCCCAGACCTGGAGTGCAATCCCATCCGTTCACAGATCGTGGAGGCCTTCTTTGACAGAAG AAACTTTCGTCAGAATGGTGAAGGGACGGTCGAGGAGATCGGCTTCGAGGAGTTCCTGTTGGTTATGTCCCACTTCAGGCCTCCGTCTCTGCACATGACAGAGGAACAGCGTGAAAGTGTCAGGAAGGAGAAACTGAGAT ttttaTTCAACATGCATGACAGCGACAATGACGGGACAATAACTCTCCAGGAATACAGACAC GTGGTGGACGAGCTGTTATCTCTCAGCGAGACATTGGAGAAGAACACAGCCAAAAGCATTGCTGATGCAGCCATGTTGGAGGTGGCCAGTATCTCAATGGGTCACATG GAACCTGATGAATTCTATGAGGGAATTACATTTGAGCATTTCCTTAAG ttgctgAAGGGGTTTGAGattgaaacaaaaatgaacattcGCTTTTTGAAAATGGACACAACAACCTTGTGTAAGTGA
- the m17 gene encoding IL-6 subfamily cytokine M17 has translation MNGHVKSMRFQQFMEPATTLLSLLLVMAVDSTRTVAASRNQQCGNSLQQTLKLTRLIQKESVDLIKTYKASQGESSELFCKVSVPEVPDPNISGMEPSERIVSIYTHLQDFFPHFKRVYEQQMDLQSPTSPLLTQLNRVSSRSRSLAALINSFYQSLFPNLPVPEPAGRPTTLPPPQNVFQQKVYGCVVLKTYKELVSNVSRELRTLKNKVCRRGMQKNTFS, from the exons GAGCATGCGTTTTCAACAGTTTATGGAACCAGCAACAA CGTTACTCTCTCTCCTGCTGGTAATGGCTGTTGATTCAACAAGAACTGTGGCAGCAAGCAGAAACCAGCAGTGTGGGAATTCTCTGCAGCAGACTCTGAAGCTCACCAGACTCATACAGAAGGAATCCGTCGACCTAATCAAAACATAT AAAGCCTCTCAGGGTGAAAGTTCAGAGCTCTTCTGCAAGGTGTCCGTCCCTGAGGTCCCTGACCCCAACATCTCTGGCATGGAGCCCTCAGAGAGGATAGTGAGCATCTACACACATCTGCAAGACTTCTTCCCGCATTTCAAACGGGTTTATGAGCAGCAGATGGACTTACAGTCACCCACGAGCCCCCTGCTGACACAGCTCAACCGTGTGAGTTCTCGCAGCAGGAGCTTGGCTGCTCTCATAAACAGCTTCTATCAGAGCCTCTTCCCAAACCTGCCTGTGCCAGAGCCAGCGGGACGGCCGACAACACTACCTCCACCTCAGAACGTCTTCCAGCAGAAAGTTTATGGATGTGTGGTGCTGAAGACCTACAAGGAGCTAGTGTCGAATGTTTCTCGAGAGCTGAGGActctgaaaaacaaagtgtgCAGGAGGGGGATGCAGAAGAACACATTCTCTTGA